The sequence CCTTGATATGAAATCTCTAGGTTTAGTGCCCGGCTCCACGTCACAGTCAAGATGTTCTGCACAAACATACCTTTGGCTCTAACCAAATATCAAAACTCATTGATCCCCGTGTCGGGAAAACGTCATAACCAGATTCGGCTGTATTACGTCCGTTCAGGCTGGGAATCCATCTCAATTGTCCTTTTCTATCTCGTATACGGCGTACTGAGCTTGCAGAAACAATGTCTAGACATCAGGTCAGTATGTATTGACACGTAGCAGTATAGTACGATGCATAAAGTAGATACGAATGAGATGTTGTAAGtgataagaaaaagagaggtAGAGTCTGGTGTGGCCACAACAATCAATAGATGGACTGGCTGAAAGCAAGCAAGGAACAACTTGAATTTAGGCTAGATCTTCCTCACATACTCCGTCCTCCAGAGGAACGAGGTCCTCCACGCAATCCTCGGCCCATCATCATCGGGAGCGTCATATAATTAAATTGGCGGTCGAGGGTGATTTAATATTTCTTGCCAGGCATTTTCCAAGCATCAGAATTGCTAATATACATGGATAGTCCCGTCATGGCAAAGGCGGACATCACAAGAGGTGGCTGGATACCAAATCTAGAAATATTAGGCCGGATCTCCCCAGAGAAACTTTAACTTGACCTACCTGCATTCTCAATTCGCACATCCTTTTCGTCTCAGAGGGCCATTCAGACGTCACAGGTGCCATTCTACCCGTAAACTCTCATATCCAATCTTTGATTTCCTGATTTAGGAGATATTGAAAGCCCGTAGCACAGAGCTATCATGGTCTGATGCTGATTTGCGGCGAGGGCAGCCGCGTGGAAAAGCCCTTTGATCCTGCTCTGTGTTCAATGCGAAAACAATGATTTCTCCTCTGAGATCCTTCTTGCTCAAGGAGTATTTGCCGGGTATTTATTCCAACAATTCATTTTTGAACACACTCATCAACTTCTGTTGGAAATTTGGCCTCTCAGTAGGCTGCGCGCAACCCATGCTGCATCCTGCGTCATGCATGGTTGTTATGTTCAGCTTTTGAGCctgtctacggagtagactgGTTCAATTTCTGGCCAACTTGCGGCAAGTTCAGCTTGATAACCCTTCTCTTTATCACTTCATGCATGCTTTGAATCTGGCTGGCTAGGAATGCTATCCGGAAGCATGCTTGTCTCACTGTTGGCACGAGCAAGAGATATAACAATGATCTGCAAAAGACCTGTTTTTGAAGAAGCCTAGACCGTTTTACTATGGGACTGCTGTGCTGACACCGTCCAATGCGACCCGTGCTTCCATATACTTGTTTGCTTGTCACCGTGTGTTTCTGACGTAGAACTTCCCCGGAGTTGACAGCCGTTTGTTCAAGAAAAAGGCGACAGGAAGGCAACCAAGCTAAGAGTGAACGCTAGGCACACCTGCGTGGCAAGGGTATGAGAGTAGCCCAAACTCCACCGCCGACTGTTTCCCACCGAAGACAGAATAATATATTTAGACCTCTGCGTCCTGCTTCATCCTCttgaaagaaataaaatattccACTGGAATTGATGGCTTCTCTACCCGTCCCCCACAAAGGGTGAAATGAATTTGTGTGTCTCACTGCAAGAGGTTTGTGTTTAAACATGGGCTTTCTCTGTCTCCTCCCACCATCCTGGTCTCTCCATCCTACAACAAATCATGAGGTGTCAAGCGAGAAAGGTCCGACTTCGGCTTCGAGGCACTCCTCCAACAATTGCTTTTTTGTCAATACTCGACTTCTGAACAGTATGTATGCCATAAATCAGCTATTCCTGATAGACCGCTTTTGCTCTGACACATCATACCGTCAGGTGATTTTGCCCATCCTCCTTTTGGCGTGAACGTGGCTCCTTATCTCGTGGCCTTTCACTGGCTTCCTCATTTCAGGGATGCTGAAACTGAGTGCTCTTTTGCTGTGTGCTGATCCCGCCATTGATATCCCCAATAACGATGCACTTGATTTGCGATGCTGAGGCTCGTATCACCCCGACACCCCGTCCCTATGCTTTATTCGAGCCGGCTCAGCCAACAGTATGCGGCCAAGTACGATTCCTCAACCATGGGCTCCAGCGGTTCCTCTCCTCAAGGGAGGTTATCGCTACTGTACacccttcttcttttttttttagcgTTGGTCGGGTAGCCACGCAGCTCCACCATCCTGTTTGACCGCACTGAATGCTACCAAAACGGCATGGAAATGCACCATCGGCGGTCGGGCAGTTATTTCGTCAGAGGCTCAAGTTTAGAGAGTTGCAACCCCGCCTCGAAGTGATTTAAAGAACCGGAATGTGTATAAAATTGAATCTGGGGCCACCTTCTCCACCGCTGGATAAATGCTAGCTGCAGGATGCCCCGTACTAAAGCTAACACTCTGAACTGTTTCGTCTCCATCGAAGAAATTGTCCACGGCTCTTTTCTAGCTTTGATCGTGGGCTCAACACCGCCAAAGAGATACCGCATCACTTAGCGCTCTCTTCAACCCATCGAACGCCATGTCTGCATATGAATCGAAAGTTCTGCGTTTCGTATTCAAAATCGACTTTATTGTGCCGAACTATGACGAGCAGTGCGAGATTCGTTTGCCCAACCAGGCATGGATTCCGCCTACGATTCCTAGTGCTGTTAAGACGGTTGGTTCAACCGGCTGGTATCGGTGGACACCAGCTGGTATTGAGAGAACAGAATGCCGTGGGGAAAAATTTCGGGTTTGTTCACTATTTTACAACTCGGAGTGTTACCATTTCCTGGGAGTGCCGTTCGATTGCCGCCAAAAAAGCGTGCAACAGTCCCGGCGGAGAGATGGTATCGGTTGGCGCAGAGTCATGTTCCAATATCTCCTTAATGACCCTTATCCCCCAATTTCAGTCATGCGCTTCGATGTGAATTATAACGTCCTTGCCGGGAAGGGTTCTGATTCCTGGATGCCGCAACTCATTCCAGAGACATACAACCAGAACCAAGAGGACTACGATTATAGCAACACTGGAATTGCTGGAGATCTCTCCCTCCTCCTCGCTTTCGCGGCTTTCTCCTGTCCCCACGATGCCTACACAGTGTTAGAAGTCATTCGTCTGTCCTTCAAACCTCCAATTTGGAACCGGCACAACCTTCCGGCCTCAAGTGAGTTCTGACATCTGCACTTTAGCTAAGTGGTATAATTCGTGCTGACGACTTTTAGGGAGACACGGAACCGGCGTGGTCGTGTCCATCCACCTGGACTCCGACTCAAATATCACAGCGCAAGACTTACGAAACATCGAGGAAGGCAAAAATGGCCCAATAATCCAGGCTTGATCCCGGAGAAGGGGAGAACAAAAGAAATATTGTCCCCTACCAGCAATCAGTAACCGCCATGGTATAAATTTGTATGTGTATACCTGTGGCTTTTTAACCAACTGTGTCCATTCATTGCCCATATTTTATCCcccttctttctttgagAAGATTGGTTGAAATCCATGCAAAAGCAGGCCTTTTGACCAGACATATGGATTTGAAATGTATCTTGTTTGGTGTATGCTTTTGATACATAAGAATGGTCGCTCATAGCTTATCTTCATTCACTTTCCTCCCGCAAACTGTGATTGAAACTTTGGTTTCCCCCCTTGCTCTCCTTTGCACCACCTGAATACCTTCCATCTCAAATGTGTGCGTACTACTTCAAATCTTGTGTGAGAAATGCTGTTAGCTTACTTCAGTTTCTTGGTAGCCATATTATGACTCTGATACCAATATTAAGCTGTTACCAAATCCATCTCGGTAAACCATTGTGAAACCCCTTGAATTTTCAGTTTTTCGTAGTCCCAGGGAAATACTTATGCAGTAAAACTGTATGTTGTGGGAGATCTATACATACTGAAAAGCCCAACTGAAACCATCATCTGATGGGCAACACCGATAGCATGCTGGTGAAAGTTTCAAACAAGTGTTAAACAAGGACTATATAAGCTGCCCTTAAGAACATGGGCGTCATTATTGCACGTCGGGTAAACGGACAGCAATGTCACCAGACTGAGTTATGTAGCGGACCCAGGGCAGAGACGGATATTGGAGCTGCGGTAAAGGAATCAAACGGTTAGTGCGGCTCTTAAGGTGCCAAATGTAGCATAATATATCAAGGCCAGGGAACGAGTGAGAGATTCCCCTTGTGAGGGTGCGATCCATCCAGGGCACATGAAAAGCAACCACAATGGACATGAGAATTTTGACAACAAATGTCCGTGAAAATCCGGGGGACGATCGAACAAGGAGGGGGAAATTTATGTCTTGGCGAAAGGGATAGATGCATGCAAACGGACCAGTGACGACCAATATGAGAACTAGGATCCGTGCAAGTGACCGAAAAGGGGTCACACAGGTCACGGCAGGAGCAAAATTCCCGCTTGACAAAGAAATATGAAGAAAAAGTGGTAAGAAAACATGTCAGGTATACATACCTTTGGTTCAATGATTTTCAAATAGCGGACTTGGATGCCGCTGGTTGTAAAATACGGGATCTCAAATTTGACATTGATGGGTCTCTTGCCCTTTGCTGTCTGCCCAGCACCACCCATGCTCCCTCCAAAGCCACCCGTCATACCACCACCATGCTCATCATCGCCCTTAACGGACGGCAGCCCTAGTTCAGCGCGCATGAGGAATTCCTTCCCACCTCCAAATTGTTTAATCTTCCATATTATTGCGGATTTCTCAGGAGCATAATGAACGGTTCCAATGTTTGTTCTAAATCGAGGTGAATCAGCATCTTCTGGCACAGGGACTAAAATTTCCACATTATTTGCTGTGCTGCGACGCTTAAATTGTGCTTTTGCCTAATCAGATTCATGACAGTCAGCCCTCACCAGCACACCATAGGGGACCCAGGCTTGGCGATGCCTACTTTTAACATGTACTCAATCCGGGACCCGGAGTGCGACTCCACAAGACATTCTACCCATATAAGTGGTTTGACTTGGGTATTCAGGCGGTAGCTCATTAGCTCAAACTCTCCATCAGGCGGAATAAAGCTGATAGTTCGGTCGTTTTCGAAACGCGATAATCGGACGCACTGGTGGAATTTAACGTCTTCCATCTCCACAGCTTTACCTCTCGTCGCCCGCCCCGTCGTTTCAAACATGACCTTGTCGTTCAAGCCCAATCGTAGTTCCGGCATGCCACTGAGATAACACTTCATCTTAATAGCTCCGAGAATCTCCGAACGCAAAACATTTCCATTCGCAGAAACGAGTAGGTTTAGTGATTCTATCACGTCCAGGAAAACCTCGTTCTTTCGGTATCGAATACCTTCGCTTCTCCAAGATACGGCGTTTGTGACGGCAATCGGAGGACGAGCCTGTATTTCCAATTTGTGTGATTCTTGCGTGATATACCTGGGAAACCCGGAGGTGTCAGTGTATTAATTTCGCCGGTCAGGACGGTGATGCCACCCAGCAGATCCCTGAAtaaaggagaaaagaagatgcGCACTCCTGTAATATTTTGCTCTCTGTCGTTTGCGGGTAACCAAAATCCATCATTTCGTCAAGCAATTCATAAATAATAACGAAGTTGTCGCGGATACTCTCCTCCTCCAACTCCTTGAAGTATTCAGTGAACACCTCGACAATTTTatgaaggaaaagaaggatTTCGGCGGCATTAGTATTCCGTTTCGTCAGAGCTAGAAGGTAAAGATTGCTATGGCGAATATAAAGATACTAATCGCAGCAGGAGAATCGTTAGCGCTCCTCATGCAAATGCCCCGCAAATACGTAGCCGGTGACTGAAAGCGGGCGACATACATTAATTCCTTCAGAGGAAAAGCAAGGAGGAACGGCCGAgctctcttcttcagcttcGCTTAAAAGAACTGGGAATTTTTCAACGGCAGACATGGGGATATCTCCCCGGTAATTGCGGGCCAGAAGGGTCTGTGGATAATAGTCTCAGCTCAGTTCGAGCAGGTGGCAGAATGGCAAAGCGTTTTTGTGTAAGGGCCAAGGGGAGAAATACCTTGCCCTTTAGGTCGAGGAAGAAGATCGCGGAGGCCATGGCTAAGGCTGTCAGAGCGGCGCGGGTGGGTTGATCGTAGTCAGCGAGAATTATTCCAATAGTTCATAGTCGTCAGGGAAGCACGCCGTCAGTCAGTCATCGCCAAAGGCGATCGCGAAAACAAGGGGCAGGTTCGAAAAGCGAAATGGTTCCCGTTCCCCTCAGGCACAATTGGCCTCAGTCAATTTCGGTCGGGGATGATACTGGAGAGACGTACTCAGTATGTATGGTCGTCAAGCCATCCGCCGTTTGCTCATCAGGGACGCATGTTCGCTGATGACGCCCCAACTCCACCGTAGTCCGAATCTAGACTAGCGCAGCATCCTTGCATTCTTAAAAATGAACatttttttgtttgcttcgctctttttcctttttccatCAAAATTTACCTGCACCCAAAAGACAGTGCAAGCCAACATAAGCTCTTGTGGGCTTTCCTGTACGTTGCCTCTGGCTTTCTGTTAGAGATAGCACTTCAGGATTTCAATTGCTGACCCTTGCGATATGTGGTGCGGAGACCAAGTCTCTGGACGATTTCATAAGAGCTGACCGTGTATTCTTTTTACCGTTGCGCGGCCAGTGTCAGAGAAATCATACATTTTTCTTAGTTCGCTTGTATATTCATTGGTAAAtgggagtactccgtacaaagtTGTATATGTTAATACATGGGTCTATGCGGGAAGGTTTAACAAAGCAAAAAAACTGAACAGTCTCTAAGAACGCCGCGCGAATGCCAATTAAACATCTCAAACCTCTTCCAAACCTTTTTAATTTGCACCAATATGGAATCCCAATGGCTTCAATATGCGATTCCGAGCTACTTGGTTTGCAACCGCACCACCTTTCTCTAGTGCCACAGCACCAACGACAGCGTACATAGCCTGAGTTAAGACGACGCTGATTCCAGACAGCTGAAAGTCACTGGGCTGGATGTGAGGTCCCGTCAGTAAACTGCAACTGTTGTTAAAGCAAGATGGAGCAAGCACACCTTCCTCGGTATCCATCTCATCACACCGTCAAGCTCATACTGTCTCCCTAGTGCTGCTAGCCTTTTCTTGCTCATCAAGGTCTCTAGGGTAGGGCTCGATAGTACTTCTAACCCTTCCAGCGATGGGTGTTGAAATGGAGTCCGGTTGTAAGGATCCGCCGGTAATTTTTGAGAATAAGAAGCAGGATCTTGTATGAGCGCGAGGGTTGCTTGTAGGGTCACCAATTGTTTTCCTATTCCCGTTAGCAATAGAAAAGGCCCAGTAAGTTCAAGCTCGCAAGTCTTAGAACACACCGAGATAAGCCAACCGATCGTTGaatcctcttcttccctgATCGAAGGATTTGTGGGTTACGGCCTGCCATTTGACCTCCTCGGAAAGCATTTTATCACCACCCTCTCCCAGCATCCGGACGTAGAATCTATCCAACTTCTC is a genomic window of Coccidioides posadasii str. Silveira chromosome 3, complete sequence containing:
- a CDS encoding mitochondrial 54S ribosomal protein mL57 (EggNog:ENOG410PNPU~COG:S~BUSCO:12572at33183), coding for MASKLLPVQAFATIARPACRRAPCLALPLFSSAKQGSRRAMTTEVSTEKGIPTPPEAPTPRWQQTPPGMKAPVRLRGPEEGPHVEVNSDPEKLDRFYVRMLGEGGDKMLSEEVKWQAVTHKSFDQGRRGFNDRLAYLGKQLVTLQATLALIQDPASYSQKLPADPYNRTPFQHPSLEGLEVLSSPTLETLMSKKRLAALGRQYELDGVMRWIPRKPSDFQLSGISVVLTQAMYAVVGAVALEKGGAVANQVARNRILKPLGFHIGAN
- a CDS encoding uncharacterized protein (EggNog:ENOG410Q5GA~BUSCO:13446at33183) — protein: MSAYESKVLRFVFKIDFIVPNYDEQCEIRLPNQAWIPPTIPSAVKTVGSTGWYRWTPAGIERTECRGEKFRVCSLFYNSECYHFLGVPFDCRQKSVQQSRRRDGIGWRRVMFQYLLNDPYPPISVMRFDVNYNVLAGKGSDSWMPQLIPETYNQNQEDYDYSNTGIAGDLSLLLAFAAFSCPHDAYTVLEVIRLSFKPPIWNRHNLPASRRHGTGVVVSIHLDSDSNITAQDLRNIEEGKNGPIIQA
- the APM1 gene encoding AP-1 complex subunit mu-1-like (EggNog:ENOG410PGQF~COG:U~BUSCO:6646at33183) gives rise to the protein MASAIFFLDLKGKTLLARNYRGDIPMSAVEKFPVLLSEAEEESSAVPPCFSSEGINYLYIRHSNLYLLALTKRNTNAAEILLFLHKIVEVFTEYFKELEEESIRDNFVIIYELLDEMMDFGYPQTTESKILQEYITQESHKLEIQARPPIAVTNAVSWRSEGIRYRKNEVFLDVIESLNLLVSANGNVLRSEILGAIKMKCYLSGMPELRLGLNDKVMFETTGRATRGKAVEMEDVKFHQCVRLSRFENDRTISFIPPDGEFELMSYRLNTQVKPLIWVECLVESHSGSRIEYMLKAKAQFKRRSTANNVEILVPVPEDADSPRFRTNIGTVHYAPEKSAIIWKIKQFGGGKEFLMRAELGLPSVKGDDEHGGGMTGGFGGSMGGAGQTAKGKRPINVKFEIPYFTTSGIQVRYLKIIEPKLQYPSLPWVRYITQSGDIAVRLPDVQ